The DNA window aggATTGTATTGGATGCATTGATGGTGCTCATATAGCTGCATGTATTCCTGAGGCAGAGCAAATGCGATATAGGGGTAGAAAAGGAATCCCCACATTCAATGTCATGACTAGTTGTGACTTTGATATGTGTTTCACATTTATATCAGTTGGATGGGAGGGATCAGCACATGACATACATGTTTTTCTTCATGCAATCAACACAACGGCATTAAACTTTCCAAAGCCACCAAAAGGTATTATTATATGTATTACTAtaagtttattttctttttcttttggggGGGTGTTTGTTTTATAAAAAAGTACATCTTTACTCTTTTTTTACAGGTAGATATTATTTGGTTGACAAAGGATATCCTGATAAAGAAGGATATTTGGTGCCTTATCCTAAGATAAGGTATCATCTATCGCAATTTGAAAATAAATCTCCAACTAATGCACAAGAAGCTTTTAACTGTGCACATTCATCTCTTAGAAGTTGTATAGAAAGGTCATTTGGAGTGTTAAAGAAACGAtggaaaatacttaataaaatgcCGCAATTTAGTGTTAAGACTCAAATTGATGTTATAATAGCAGCATTTGCATTGCATAACTATATTCGCATCAACTCACATGATGATCCAATGTTTACCGTCCTTGACCAACATCCAAATTATGTACCTCATGATGATCTTTCAGATAGTGTTGTTGATCCTCAAGGTGGGGACATACCAGAAGGAGAAGCAGGGAGATCAACCAAGATGAAGGAAATTCGTAATAATATTACTGCTTTAATTTGGAATAATAGGCGATAGacttattttgattattattgcTGCTTTAATTTGGAATAATAGGCGATAGacttattttgattattattttagattaataTAACTAGTTGAGGTtatcttaatttttattatatgttttgCAACATTTACATATgtgtttaatatattttcttattatgtttaattttatgtatcttaaatattaatttgacatacattttattataaattaatatttttttatattagtaTATGTTTGCAATTTCGCATAGAATCGTTTTTCAAGTCTCGTAAGTTTACTATTGTATGTGTACACCTTGATatgaaacaatatttttttattataaagttgaaacaaattatttttaaaaatatttagaatatgaaaattaatacaataatagtatataaaaaatttaataaatttaaattactaAATTTTAAAGTAACCTAAACatagattttattaaaaatcttagaaatgtccttttatgtcattttacattaatCAACTAgtaaaccgctaattttaccaaacactttaattaacttatcagccatcagctataagctataagctatcagtcatcagccatcagccatCAGCTATCAGCCATCAGCTGGCTTATCAATCAatcgctatttttaccaaacagagccttaatataaatttaaggttgtcatgatgacaaccctaaacaaaaaccctagattttttaattttacatttataaaactataaatttatctttctaaaaacataaatttatgtttttaaacaaacataacAACATAACTTTAAGTTTTAGAGCAAAATTAAAACGTAAATTTAATTCTTTTAACCAACCTACATTAAAGATTCTTAAAGATAataattaacatttaaaatattaaaccaaaatttaaaataattgttaataatttaattgtctaagaatataattatattttattacaataacttttaaatatatttttttctaattttttatttctgAAAATATTTCATATTACTTTACTACTTTCTTATACGCCtttattattaactaataataatttttaattattagaatttttttatagatttttttctgcaggcaatttttttttgtgatagaTGTAGCATATTAAGAATgccctttttttaaaatttaaaatttaaaattttatcgtCAGTGCCttccatttttaatttaattttttacttttttttataaaaataaagattaaaataaaaattaattttaaactaaaataaaattataaaagaaaataatattagtaGAAGTTACTTTAAAACGTAAATTTTAGtttacaattaaaattaaaaacataacATTTTAGTATTTGTATAAAAAAAGTTCTTAAAATTAGTATTAAATTTTgtgttattatatttataattttgaaaaatttaattttttggtAAATAAAAGATAAGCTTATACAAGagaataatatttgtataatatattttaatatgatGATGTAATTGCTATAAGTTAACATTAATAAAAtagtttaatatattataataaaataaatattataattgtaATTTTCAATTCTGAAAGATCCATGCATTCAAACTAAGTGAAGAAGGACCTTGGAAATTTTATGTGACAAGAAGTACCGctcaaattaattttacaaataaatttatttaaaataagtttctcaaaataaaacaCGTCTTAACACCCTAAGCAGGTCACGTGCTCCTTGTATATCCAATGCTACTGTCTGGTTTTGTTTACTTCCGCCGCTTACCAAAACCTGAACAAACGCCCAACCGGAAAACAGAACACCGCTTCCTCAGCCTTCTTCACCAACTACTCATTACTCATCTCcaacaaaccctaatttctcctctttctctaaCCAAAACATTCAAATTGCAACAGAATCATCAATTTCCCCAAGTTTTTCAATGGCGGCGCTATGATTAACATGTAAATTTTCATGGCGGTGAAATGCTTGCTCCGCAGCAGAGTTCACTTCCAACAACCACGTTTCTTCAGATTCTATTCTCCATATTCTTCCGCATTGATGTTGGATGATGAAACTCCAAATTTCAATGTTCCAGTTCCTAAAACCCCGGCGAAATTATCTCGTTTGGTTGTTAAGGTATTCAAGTCCTTAAATTGGGGGGTTGCAAGGGAAGTAAAGTTCAAAGGTTTGGTTCAAAGGCATGGTTTTTATCATTCAATCAATTCCTTTAGAATCATCATTCACACTTATGCTTTGGCTGGTATGAGTTTGGAAGTGTTTATTTTGCTTAGAGATATTGTTGAATACTATAAAGAGCAAAATCGAGACGCGTTTGAATTGTTTTCGGTTTTGATTGATTCACCACACCATGTGAAAATGAAAAGGTCTGTTGTTGTGTTTGATATGCTTATGAAAGTTTTTGCTTCAAACTCTATGCTTGAACATGCCTATTACGTGTTTGTTAATGCTAGGGAGGTTGGGATTCAGCCGAATATAATGTCGTGTAATTTCTTGTTGAAATGTTTGGTAGAAGCAAATAGAGTGGATGGTGTGAGATGTTTCTTTGAAGATTTGAGAAAGTTTGGTCCGAAGATGAATATCCATACTTATACAATCATGATGAACTTTTATTGTAGAGATGTTGGGTGCAGTGTTGATATTAGGCGGGCTTCTGAGATTTTAGGGAAGATATATAGGAGTGGGGAAACCCCGACTGTTGTTACGTATAGTACTTATATTAAGGGA is part of the Vicia villosa cultivar HV-30 ecotype Madison, WI linkage group LG2, Vvil1.0, whole genome shotgun sequence genome and encodes:
- the LOC131649792 gene encoding uncharacterized protein LOC131649792, yielding MDPALFTQLCEDLQSKYGLQPSRRMTVVEKVDIFMYTLAMGASNRDVRERFQHYGETISRAFHEVLEAISGKSRGYQGLARDIIRPKDSTFQFVPPHIANYERYMPYFKGCVCDCIGCIDGAHIAACIPEAEQMRYRGRKGIPTFNVMTSCDFDMCFTFISVGWEGSAHDIHVFLHAINTTALNFPKPPKGRYYLVDKGYPDKEGYLVPYPKIRYHLSQFENKSPTNAQEAFNCAHSSLRSCIERSFGVLKKRWKILNKMPQFSVKTQIDVIIAAFALHNYIRINSHDDPMFTVLDQHPNYVPHDDLSDSVVDPQGGDIPEGEAGRSTKMKEIRNNITALIWNNRR